One window of Pseudacidobacterium ailaaui genomic DNA carries:
- a CDS encoding vitamin B12-dependent ribonucleotide reductase yields the protein MRAEVHMETITRSGVHVGRTFTVEGRHPFDEIQWRTLDTVLTDSKGRTVFEQKGVEVPEFWSDTAATIVASKYFHGSGKTREHSVRELISRVAETITLHGIQNGYFQSHQDAGTFEEELMHLLVHQIFAFNSPVWFNVGVHRRDPENRTPNWHWDTAGRQVVREGTGYRNPQCSACFINSVGDTMEDILELAKTEGLLFKYGSGSGSNLSQIRAEGEPLSGGGTASGPLSFMRGFDAFAGVIKSGGKTRRAAKMVILNADHPDIEAFIAAKGKEEAKAFALMREGYDGSGPDSEAYSSIFFQNANHSVRVTDEFMRAVEHDLDWELRARRDGSVTKTVKARALLRRIAEETWRCGDPGIQFDTTINKWHTSKNSGRINASNPCSEYMFLDDSACNLGSLNLVKFLQSDGSFDTVRFAAAVRIAIIAQDILVDLSGYPTEKIARNSHDFRPLGLGYANLGTLLLRMGLPYDSEEGRSVAAAVTAIMGGEAYKTSAELAASLPPIDPAGPHGKLATTGAFPGFAENEEPFREVIAMHLKAAQELRAKHDTQLTRRAEAVWSAVTNPALSWAGFRNAQVTVLAPTGTIGFMMDCDTTGIEPMIGLVVYKKLVGGGFMTLINQSVPQALHALGYTAEQVTAICTHIESTSTIENAPGLRHEHLPIFDSAFPPANGTRSISWKGHIDMMAAVQPFLSGAISKTVNLPNSATVEDIEKAYVYAWKQGLKAVAIYRDGSKGTQVLSTSKEERKEEEKKVEQAPPSKELLNGPPLANRHRLPNERAAVVHKFKIGNYEGYITVGLYPDGQPGELFIRMAKEGSMISGLMDMWATAFSLALQHGVPLKALTSKMVNTSFEPSGWTGTEEFGFAKSIPDYLGRWLQSRFGEGKQLALFNNHAPLAAETGAGMIVPSYVPPVPVEQEQSLTDMAKATRREEPGLADAPLCSSCGGAMRPTGRCWSCTSCGTSNGGCS from the coding sequence ATGCGCGCTGAGGTGCATATGGAAACAATCACGAGAAGCGGCGTCCATGTCGGACGCACCTTTACGGTCGAAGGGCGCCATCCCTTCGATGAAATTCAATGGAGGACACTAGATACGGTCCTCACCGACTCCAAGGGCCGCACGGTTTTCGAGCAAAAAGGCGTGGAAGTCCCTGAGTTCTGGTCGGATACTGCCGCTACCATTGTGGCAAGCAAATACTTCCATGGCTCGGGAAAGACGCGGGAGCATAGTGTTCGCGAACTCATCTCTCGCGTGGCGGAGACCATCACGCTGCATGGGATCCAGAACGGGTATTTTCAGTCGCACCAGGATGCCGGGACCTTCGAGGAAGAGCTCATGCACCTGCTGGTGCATCAAATCTTTGCTTTTAACTCACCCGTATGGTTTAACGTCGGCGTCCACCGGCGAGATCCGGAAAATCGTACTCCGAACTGGCATTGGGACACAGCTGGCCGTCAGGTCGTACGCGAAGGCACTGGCTATCGCAATCCACAGTGCTCCGCCTGCTTCATCAACTCAGTCGGCGATACGATGGAGGACATTTTAGAACTCGCCAAGACCGAAGGCTTACTCTTCAAATATGGGTCCGGGAGCGGGTCTAACCTTTCGCAGATCCGGGCCGAGGGTGAGCCACTCTCCGGAGGAGGCACCGCCTCTGGCCCGCTGAGCTTCATGCGCGGATTCGATGCCTTCGCCGGAGTCATCAAGTCTGGCGGGAAAACACGCAGGGCCGCAAAGATGGTGATCCTCAATGCCGACCATCCGGACATCGAAGCCTTTATCGCAGCCAAGGGCAAGGAAGAAGCCAAGGCATTTGCCTTAATGCGAGAAGGCTATGACGGCTCTGGACCGGACAGCGAGGCATATTCTTCTATCTTCTTTCAGAATGCGAACCATTCGGTCCGCGTGACGGATGAATTCATGCGCGCGGTGGAACATGATCTCGACTGGGAACTTCGCGCCCGGAGGGACGGTTCGGTCACCAAAACCGTGAAGGCCCGTGCTCTTCTGCGTCGTATCGCAGAGGAGACATGGCGTTGTGGTGACCCGGGCATCCAATTCGATACCACCATCAACAAATGGCACACCTCGAAGAACTCGGGACGCATCAACGCATCCAATCCATGCTCGGAATACATGTTCCTGGATGACAGTGCCTGCAACCTGGGCAGTCTGAATCTGGTCAAGTTCCTCCAGAGCGATGGATCTTTCGACACCGTTCGCTTCGCAGCGGCCGTCAGAATTGCGATCATTGCCCAAGATATCCTGGTCGACCTGTCAGGATATCCCACTGAAAAGATCGCCCGTAATTCCCACGACTTTCGTCCGCTTGGTCTTGGGTACGCCAATCTGGGTACTCTGTTGCTCCGGATGGGCCTGCCCTACGACTCAGAAGAAGGAAGAAGTGTGGCAGCTGCTGTGACCGCGATCATGGGCGGCGAAGCATACAAGACCTCGGCAGAACTGGCTGCGAGTCTGCCGCCGATCGATCCGGCCGGTCCGCACGGCAAACTTGCCACGACCGGCGCATTCCCCGGATTCGCGGAAAACGAAGAGCCGTTCCGCGAAGTGATCGCGATGCATCTTAAGGCTGCCCAAGAACTGCGGGCAAAGCACGATACTCAGCTGACGCGGCGCGCCGAGGCTGTATGGTCTGCGGTGACGAACCCGGCACTCTCCTGGGCAGGCTTCCGGAATGCCCAGGTCACAGTTCTGGCGCCGACCGGGACCATCGGCTTCATGATGGACTGTGATACCACGGGTATCGAGCCCATGATTGGGCTGGTCGTCTACAAGAAGCTGGTAGGCGGCGGCTTCATGACCCTAATCAATCAGTCCGTGCCACAGGCGCTCCACGCGCTCGGATATACCGCCGAGCAAGTGACCGCTATCTGCACTCATATCGAGTCCACGAGCACGATTGAAAATGCTCCCGGACTGCGCCATGAGCACTTGCCCATCTTCGATAGTGCTTTCCCTCCTGCCAATGGCACCCGTTCCATTTCATGGAAGGGACACATCGACATGATGGCTGCTGTCCAGCCGTTCCTCTCAGGTGCAATCTCAAAAACCGTCAATTTGCCGAACTCGGCAACCGTTGAGGACATTGAGAAGGCATATGTCTATGCCTGGAAACAGGGCCTCAAGGCCGTCGCAATTTATCGCGATGGCTCCAAGGGTACGCAGGTCCTGTCTACCAGTAAAGAGGAGAGGAAAGAGGAGGAAAAGAAGGTTGAACAAGCACCTCCATCAAAGGAGTTGCTGAATGGGCCGCCTTTAGCCAATCGGCACCGGTTGCCAAATGAGCGCGCAGCAGTCGTGCATAAGTTCAAAATCGGCAACTATGAAGGTTACATCACGGTCGGTCTGTATCCCGACGGACAGCCAGGCGAGCTATTCATTCGCATGGCAAAGGAGGGATCCATGATCTCCGGATTGATGGACATGTGGGCCACAGCCTTCTCCTTGGCGTTGCAGCACGGCGTGCCGCTCAAAGCCCTCACCAGCAAAATGGTGAACACCAGCTTTGAGCCTTCCGGCTGGACCGGCACGGAGGAGTTCGGGTTTGCCAAATCCATCCCTGATTACCTGGGGCGTTGGTTACAGTCCAGGTTCGGCGAAGGTAAGCAACTTGCCCTCTTCAACAATCACGCCCCCCTGGCTGCCGAAACTGGAGCCGGGATGATTGTTCCCTCCTATGTTCCCCCCGTGCCGGTAGAACAGGAGCAATCGCTCACAGACATGGCCAAGGCCACTCGACGGGAGGAACCGGGCCTTGCTGATGCTCCCTTGTGCTCGTCCTGCGGTGGGGCCATGCGTCCCACAGGAAGGTGCTGGTCTTGCACCTCCTGCGGCACGTCCAACGGTGGATGCTCATGA
- a CDS encoding LPD29 domain-containing protein: MIQIGQKIYSLIHGGRHGAVYAIHGTQSPNTIHTGAICFGGGAYFDVVYTDGSISQKIPESILHGVQWRILDEVASAEELQQMLTFAEREKSRKAEEEKSRKEKFDADVAALRNNPEYHYLQTVTTDGPRCSTLVALNIRRELKAAFPGTKFSVTKHGWDAVRVKWTDGPSMAQVRAITRKYKSGYFDAMEDMYQYQQSPWTTVFGGVQYVFEERHYSVQAMERAVSLVCARLNHPLVEVKRRYDGSAYIECDDGILYQHVHDHLDNLESALATTEMQ; encoded by the coding sequence ATGATCCAAATTGGACAGAAGATCTACAGCCTTATTCATGGAGGCCGCCATGGCGCCGTCTATGCGATCCATGGAACTCAGTCTCCTAACACCATCCACACTGGCGCCATTTGCTTCGGCGGAGGTGCTTACTTCGATGTCGTGTATACGGATGGAAGCATTTCCCAAAAGATTCCCGAAAGCATTCTTCACGGTGTCCAGTGGAGGATCCTTGATGAGGTTGCCAGCGCAGAGGAACTCCAGCAGATGTTGACATTTGCTGAACGGGAGAAGTCCCGGAAAGCGGAGGAGGAAAAGAGCCGGAAAGAGAAGTTTGACGCTGACGTTGCAGCACTCCGGAATAACCCGGAGTATCACTATCTGCAGACTGTAACGACAGACGGGCCGCGCTGCAGCACATTAGTTGCTCTCAATATCCGGCGGGAACTGAAGGCCGCTTTCCCAGGCACCAAGTTTTCAGTTACCAAGCACGGATGGGACGCTGTGCGAGTAAAATGGACGGACGGACCGTCCATGGCGCAAGTAAGGGCGATTACGAGGAAATACAAAAGCGGCTACTTCGACGCCATGGAAGACATGTATCAGTACCAGCAGAGTCCGTGGACCACGGTCTTCGGTGGTGTCCAATATGTCTTCGAGGAGCGGCATTATTCGGTCCAGGCGATGGAGCGGGCTGTATCACTCGTCTGCGCGAGACTTAACCACCCTTTGGTCGAGGTAAAACGGCGCTACGATGGTTCCGCTTATATCGAGTGCGACGATGGGATCTTATATCAACATGTTCACGACCATCTCGATAACTTGGAGTCTGCGCTAGCAACGACGGAGATGCAGTGA
- a CDS encoding ArdC family protein — protein MPYANTNAATSLSIAPDRNNAALRNPSESPYQKRNTQRDNPTQQLIQQAVDFLLQQLEAGKSETLTAYLAAMARFHSYSFGNILAIARQRPTATRVAGFSTWKELGRFVKKGEKGIQILAPIVGHRRRKDGDEQETDKKPRPVLLGFRTVYVFDVAQTEGADLPEFKHNVTGDVGSHWDGLIAFLAQQNIALEYNENIAPALGVSYGGKIALLPGQSKAEEFVTLVHEVAHELLHKSERRTMTTATVRETEAEAVAFIVGQAIGLEMGRASSDYIQMYAGNAALLAESLEVVQRTSAVILGAIRAESSGRQDTPSSVPEPIAEVA, from the coding sequence ATGCCATACGCGAACACCAACGCAGCAACCAGTCTGAGCATCGCGCCGGACAGGAACAATGCGGCACTCCGCAACCCGAGCGAATCGCCCTACCAGAAGCGCAACACGCAACGGGACAACCCCACGCAGCAACTCATCCAGCAGGCCGTGGATTTCCTGCTCCAGCAGCTTGAAGCAGGCAAGAGCGAGACACTGACCGCCTACCTCGCCGCAATGGCCCGCTTCCATTCCTATTCCTTCGGGAACATTCTCGCTATCGCGCGGCAGCGGCCAACCGCGACCCGCGTCGCCGGTTTTTCGACGTGGAAGGAGTTGGGCCGGTTCGTCAAGAAAGGCGAGAAGGGTATCCAGATTCTCGCCCCGATTGTCGGCCATCGGCGCAGGAAGGACGGCGACGAGCAGGAGACGGATAAGAAGCCGCGCCCGGTTCTGCTTGGCTTTCGCACCGTGTATGTATTCGACGTGGCGCAGACCGAAGGCGCAGACCTGCCCGAGTTCAAGCACAACGTTACCGGCGATGTGGGCAGCCACTGGGATGGACTCATTGCCTTTCTGGCCCAGCAGAATATCGCCCTTGAATACAACGAGAACATCGCGCCCGCGCTTGGCGTGAGCTACGGTGGAAAGATTGCCTTGCTACCGGGCCAGTCGAAGGCCGAAGAGTTCGTGACACTGGTGCATGAAGTCGCGCACGAGCTTCTGCACAAGAGCGAACGCCGCACGATGACCACCGCCACGGTGCGGGAGACAGAGGCCGAGGCCGTGGCTTTCATTGTGGGACAGGCCATCGGCCTTGAGATGGGCCGTGCATCGTCTGACTACATCCAGATGTACGCGGGCAATGCGGCGCTATTGGCCGAAAGCCTTGAAGTGGTGCAGCGGACCTCCGCCGTCATTCTCGGAGCCATCCGCGCGGAGTCCTCTGGCAGACAGGACACGCCCTCATCCGTGCCGGAACCCATCGCGGAGGTGGCCTGA
- a CDS encoding TOTE conflict system archaeo-eukaryotic primase domain-containing protein gives MHTPELVMVTDRQAAHFWEIFVHRRAYLQQSQYPGHKSGKHYYFVPRRSGSKDPLPLTLSTLRQHLAGKITIAVYAVQPGTQTCKWIAIDADHLNAVADLDRLRDGFAADGIASYQEASRRGGHLWIFLEEPTPASLCRLYVLHKAKALGVAVKTHGNTDGIEVFPKQDRVEPGEFGNAIRLPCGIHRGCMQRFWFTGAGPTIEEQIDFLLRAQRVPKVHLERLTAGIKSLETEVSSYRPAIATSGHTVVVRLENARKSGKNYLASCPVCDRGRERHLSVNRNKPTLYRCWHNCSADEIKRALGLPPSTRLEFAI, from the coding sequence ATGCACACACCTGAGCTTGTGATGGTTACCGATCGGCAGGCGGCCCACTTCTGGGAGATCTTCGTGCACCGTCGAGCTTATCTTCAGCAAAGCCAATACCCTGGACATAAATCCGGCAAACACTACTATTTCGTGCCCAGGCGGAGTGGCTCAAAGGATCCGCTTCCGCTTACGTTATCCACGCTGCGGCAGCACTTGGCAGGGAAGATCACGATCGCTGTGTACGCCGTCCAGCCAGGCACACAGACCTGCAAATGGATCGCAATCGATGCCGACCATCTTAACGCCGTTGCAGACCTGGATCGGCTGCGCGATGGTTTTGCTGCTGATGGCATAGCGTCATATCAGGAGGCGTCTCGCCGCGGCGGCCACCTCTGGATCTTTCTTGAAGAACCGACGCCAGCTTCTCTGTGTCGCCTCTATGTGCTCCATAAGGCGAAAGCGCTCGGAGTGGCAGTGAAAACGCACGGCAATACCGATGGTATCGAAGTGTTCCCAAAACAGGACAGGGTGGAGCCGGGAGAGTTCGGCAATGCCATTCGCCTGCCTTGCGGAATCCATCGCGGATGTATGCAGCGGTTCTGGTTTACCGGCGCTGGCCCTACGATCGAGGAGCAGATCGACTTTTTACTGCGTGCGCAGCGTGTTCCCAAGGTGCATCTTGAGCGGCTTACGGCAGGCATCAAGTCACTGGAGACCGAGGTAAGCTCTTATAGGCCAGCCATCGCAACCTCTGGCCACACCGTAGTTGTGCGGCTGGAGAACGCCCGCAAATCAGGAAAGAACTACCTGGCATCCTGTCCAGTCTGTGACCGAGGGAGAGAAAGGCACCTCTCAGTCAATCGAAACAAGCCCACTCTCTACCGCTGCTGGCACAACTGTTCCGCAGATGAAATCAAACGCGCACTCGGTCTTCCCCCGAGTACAAGGCTGGAATTTGCCATATAG
- a CDS encoding GNAT family N-acetyltransferase, which produces MGTFLGLMKKSKKLTNLIAINRDRGHISGKLLTPAEYAEEMFIDIPHDPFAVIDLVIVPPVLRRRGNGTKLVRSFMVQAKKLGARSALAEIVNDDGSGMVDARRAFFESLGFKVFPVNEAEHDNPPLLMLAEL; this is translated from the coding sequence GTGGGAACTTTTCTTGGCCTGATGAAAAAATCAAAGAAGCTGACCAACCTCATTGCCATCAACCGGGATCGCGGCCACATCTCGGGCAAGCTGCTGACCCCGGCAGAATACGCCGAAGAGATGTTCATCGACATTCCCCACGATCCGTTTGCGGTGATCGATCTTGTCATCGTCCCTCCGGTACTCAGGCGCCGCGGCAATGGAACGAAACTCGTTCGCAGCTTTATGGTTCAGGCAAAGAAACTCGGAGCAAGATCCGCCCTGGCAGAGATCGTCAACGATGACGGTTCAGGAATGGTCGATGCCCGCAGAGCGTTCTTTGAATCGCTTGGATTCAAGGTCTTTCCGGTAAACGAGGCCGAGCATGACAATCCCCCGCTGTTGATGCTTGCGGAATTGTGA
- a CDS encoding ATP-binding protein, whose product MDDYRAMFRRNLIGQLIEALADTPAVLVNGARQTGKSTLVQSKEVVKDGRHYITFDDPGVLAAARSDPNGFLAGLPLPVTLDEIQHVPELFPVVKAAIDRRRHPGQFLLTGSANVMLLPKISESLAGRMEILTLWPFSQGEMKNHQESFVDSLFSPKPVNWSGKFQKLEGEALLEHLVAGGYPPAVARHSPSRRDAWFHSYIMTMLQRDIRDLANIADSTAIPRLLSVVATRAGSLLNFADLSRTMGLPQTTLKRYFALLEGTFLVQLLRPWTRNLGKRVIQTPKVYLNDSGLLAYSLGATVDRLKAEGPLTGAVLENFVMMELRKQCAWSTARPEMFFWRTTSGAEVDFVLEDRAGKVVGLEVKASATLGSQDARGLRELADTVGKNWLRGVVLYAGREVIPFASNLHGIPMTALWA is encoded by the coding sequence ATGGACGATTATAGAGCCATGTTTCGTCGCAATCTCATAGGCCAGCTCATAGAGGCCCTCGCGGATACACCTGCCGTTCTCGTCAATGGCGCTCGTCAGACCGGAAAGAGCACGCTGGTCCAATCCAAGGAAGTAGTGAAAGATGGCCGCCACTACATTACCTTCGACGACCCAGGAGTGTTGGCCGCTGCTCGCAGTGACCCGAATGGTTTCCTTGCTGGCTTGCCGCTTCCGGTCACGCTCGACGAAATCCAACACGTCCCAGAGCTTTTTCCGGTGGTCAAGGCTGCCATAGACCGCCGGCGCCATCCCGGTCAGTTCCTACTCACCGGATCGGCGAATGTCATGCTGCTGCCGAAAATATCGGAGTCGCTCGCCGGACGCATGGAGATTCTTACGCTCTGGCCATTCTCCCAAGGCGAGATGAAGAACCACCAGGAGAGCTTTGTTGATTCTTTGTTTTCTCCCAAGCCAGTGAACTGGTCGGGCAAATTCCAAAAGCTCGAAGGGGAAGCCTTGCTGGAACACCTCGTTGCCGGAGGATACCCTCCGGCGGTCGCCAGGCATAGCCCCTCACGGCGCGATGCCTGGTTTCATTCCTACATCATGACGATGCTGCAACGAGACATCCGGGACCTTGCCAATATCGCAGATTCAACCGCCATCCCACGGTTGCTCTCCGTTGTGGCCACCCGCGCTGGAAGCCTCCTCAATTTTGCTGACCTTTCGCGCACGATGGGATTGCCGCAGACAACGCTGAAGCGTTACTTTGCCCTACTGGAGGGAACGTTTCTCGTGCAATTGCTGCGTCCCTGGACTCGGAACCTTGGGAAGCGTGTAATTCAGACTCCCAAGGTTTACCTCAATGACAGCGGACTGCTTGCGTATAGTCTTGGAGCCACCGTGGACCGCCTGAAAGCAGAAGGGCCCCTGACCGGTGCGGTACTGGAAAACTTCGTCATGATGGAATTGCGCAAACAGTGCGCCTGGAGCACTGCCCGGCCCGAGATGTTTTTCTGGCGAACAACCTCCGGGGCGGAGGTGGACTTTGTCCTGGAAGACCGTGCGGGAAAGGTAGTCGGATTGGAAGTCAAGGCTTCCGCAACCCTCGGCAGCCAAGATGCTCGCGGCCTTCGTGAACTGGCAGACACCGTTGGAAAGAACTGGTTGCGTGGCGTTGTTCTCTATGCAGGCAGAGAAGTCATACCGTTTGCTTCCAACCTGCACGGTATCCCCATGACAGCACTGTGGGCGTGA
- a CDS encoding DEAD/DEAH box helicase — translation MVAERNETAEELLRRLHPYQYTALQEALDAWKSGIRRQLVVLPTGTGKTVLFAVLPLFFQFRKRVLVLVHRDTLAEQARDTIREWNPYAGPVGIEMGNKYRSRNERIVVASVQTIGKFAMSESQGSRSFHVSKRLLKFHPDEFDAVIVDECHHAVASGYKNILRYFGFLDDSFAKVQPGPNRILFGVTATPKRLDKRSLYEVFDLNAFEYPIEEAIREGWLVNPRCFRIRTSVRLDDSDLNSEDLEKLSRKVNIPARNQLIVQEWLSKANDRKTVCFAVDVQHAVDLALCFRNAGVKATAVWGDDPDRDRKLKDFKRGRYQVICNCEILTEGYDDRSVSAIILARPTESESLFKQMIGRGTRLEPGVINILQWDAYGRPVSKRDCIILEVLDAYSTEHSLAMTFSEAFDLPAELDLNGAGLLEVRDTINHLKPCLQYTERSSSPAQAPLEQVKNLNELHQILAEKLHVTVEEIDLFRVKFDTNVLLHSQLAWHRIGHENYVLVLPYQMGYIRLWRNHRGVIMIDGSKLQEWHRFVLSRQTPREHFGHGFRAADEEVLQRFGRKIFDICRRDIQSDAWKSLPASPATMLRLKHICAKHGIPLPETITRGEACLLMTKMIADSISEPPPTGQQSTVLKETV, via the coding sequence ATGGTTGCGGAACGAAATGAGACCGCAGAAGAGCTGCTGCGCAGGCTTCACCCGTATCAGTACACAGCCCTTCAGGAGGCGCTGGACGCATGGAAGAGCGGCATCCGGCGCCAATTGGTAGTACTGCCCACCGGCACAGGGAAAACCGTCCTTTTTGCGGTCCTCCCTCTTTTCTTTCAATTTCGCAAACGGGTACTTGTATTGGTCCATCGCGACACTTTGGCCGAACAAGCCAGAGATACGATTCGCGAATGGAACCCGTACGCAGGTCCGGTGGGAATTGAAATGGGGAACAAATACCGTTCAAGGAATGAGAGGATTGTGGTCGCCTCTGTCCAGACGATTGGTAAGTTTGCCATGTCTGAAAGCCAAGGTTCCAGGAGCTTTCATGTGTCCAAGCGGCTACTGAAGTTCCACCCGGATGAATTCGACGCGGTGATTGTGGACGAGTGTCATCACGCAGTCGCCTCCGGATATAAAAACATCCTTCGGTATTTCGGCTTTCTGGACGACAGCTTCGCGAAGGTTCAGCCTGGACCGAACAGGATCTTGTTCGGCGTGACAGCGACACCAAAGCGCCTTGACAAAAGAAGCCTATACGAGGTGTTTGACCTGAATGCGTTTGAATATCCCATCGAGGAAGCCATCCGGGAGGGCTGGCTTGTGAATCCCCGTTGTTTCCGGATTCGGACCTCAGTACGACTGGACGACAGCGACCTGAACAGTGAAGACCTCGAAAAATTGTCTAGGAAGGTAAACATTCCGGCACGCAACCAGCTGATCGTGCAGGAATGGCTATCCAAAGCCAACGACCGAAAGACGGTATGCTTTGCCGTGGACGTACAACACGCGGTCGATCTAGCCCTCTGCTTTCGGAATGCTGGTGTGAAGGCGACCGCTGTCTGGGGAGATGACCCTGACCGAGACCGGAAGCTGAAAGATTTCAAACGCGGCCGGTACCAGGTCATTTGTAATTGCGAAATCTTAACGGAAGGTTACGACGACCGATCGGTCTCGGCCATTATCCTCGCCCGCCCCACAGAATCGGAGTCACTCTTCAAGCAGATGATTGGCCGCGGCACCCGTCTTGAGCCTGGTGTCATCAACATCCTGCAATGGGATGCGTATGGTCGTCCGGTGAGTAAGCGAGACTGCATCATCCTAGAAGTGCTAGATGCTTACAGCACAGAGCACAGTTTGGCTATGACTTTCAGCGAGGCGTTTGATCTGCCAGCGGAGCTAGATCTGAATGGAGCAGGGTTACTTGAGGTCCGGGACACCATCAATCACCTCAAACCTTGCCTCCAGTACACAGAAAGATCCTCTTCTCCAGCACAGGCCCCGCTGGAACAGGTAAAAAACCTGAACGAGTTGCACCAGATCCTGGCTGAAAAGCTTCACGTAACAGTGGAAGAAATAGACCTTTTTCGAGTGAAGTTCGACACCAATGTGTTGCTTCACTCTCAGCTTGCGTGGCATCGTATCGGGCACGAGAACTATGTGCTCGTACTTCCGTATCAGATGGGATACATCCGACTTTGGAGAAACCATCGCGGAGTAATCATGATCGACGGCAGTAAGCTCCAGGAATGGCACCGATTTGTGTTATCGCGGCAAACTCCACGGGAGCATTTTGGCCATGGCTTTCGGGCAGCAGACGAAGAGGTGTTGCAGCGCTTTGGCCGGAAAATCTTCGACATTTGCAGGCGTGACATACAATCCGATGCCTGGAAGTCGTTACCAGCCAGTCCAGCTACCATGCTGCGCCTGAAACATATCTGTGCCAAGCACGGAATCCCGCTTCCTGAAACGATCACCAGAGGTGAAGCGTGCCTATTGATGACGAAGATGATTGCTGACTCCATCTCCGAACCGCCCCCCACAGGACAGCAGAGCACAGTTCTTAAGGAAACGGTTTAA